In a genomic window of Saccharothrix sp. HUAS TT1:
- a CDS encoding zinc-binding alcohol dehydrogenase family protein, whose protein sequence is MRAVRFHEFGPADVLGVEEVPDPVAGPGQVLVRVTAIGLNYGETVIRSGKAGGVVPWLDLTPGALGGEVVGVTADGRRLIGFAQGQGYAEQALLPEDALQVPDGVTDHEALALHMQGATAVAAMGAARLVAGERVLVEAAAGGVGSLLVQLAAREGATVVAAARGAEKLALARELGAHEVVDYGEPDWPTRVEPVDVALSSVGGAVGRQSFELLRDGVGRFVVYGFASGELVDVGAADVFRKGVALVGFGNPMTPDNTRRAFDLDVRPVLGEALPLADAVRAHELLESRATTGKLVLVP, encoded by the coding sequence GTGCGCGCGGTGCGGTTCCACGAGTTCGGTCCGGCGGACGTGCTCGGCGTCGAAGAGGTGCCCGACCCGGTCGCCGGACCCGGTCAGGTGCTGGTCCGCGTCACGGCGATCGGGCTGAACTACGGCGAGACGGTCATCCGGTCGGGCAAGGCCGGCGGGGTCGTGCCCTGGCTCGACCTCACGCCCGGCGCGCTCGGCGGCGAGGTGGTCGGCGTGACCGCCGACGGCAGGCGGCTGATCGGGTTCGCGCAGGGCCAGGGCTACGCCGAGCAGGCCCTGCTGCCCGAGGACGCGCTCCAGGTGCCCGACGGCGTCACCGACCACGAGGCGCTGGCGCTGCACATGCAGGGCGCGACGGCGGTGGCCGCGATGGGCGCGGCCCGGCTCGTCGCCGGTGAGCGGGTGCTGGTCGAGGCGGCGGCCGGCGGCGTCGGCAGCCTGCTGGTCCAGCTGGCGGCCCGGGAGGGCGCGACGGTGGTGGCCGCCGCGCGGGGCGCGGAGAAGCTGGCGCTGGCCCGCGAACTGGGCGCGCACGAGGTCGTCGACTACGGCGAGCCGGACTGGCCCACCCGGGTCGAGCCGGTGGACGTGGCGCTGTCCTCGGTCGGCGGCGCGGTCGGGCGGCAGTCGTTCGAGCTGCTGCGCGACGGCGTCGGCCGGTTCGTCGTGTACGGCTTCGCCAGCGGCGAGCTGGTGGACGTGGGCGCGGCCGACGTGTTCCGCAAGGGCGTCGCCCTGGTCGGCTTCGGCAACCCCATGACGCCGGACAACACCCGACGCGCCTTCGACCTCGACGTGCGCCCGGTGCTCGGCGAGGCGCTACCGCTGGCCGACGCCGTCCGCGCCCACGAACTGCTGGAGAGCCGCGCCACCACCGGCAAGCTCGTCCTGGTCCCCTAG
- a CDS encoding putative cobaltochelatase → MGARFPFSAVVGHDDLRTALLLNAVHPAIGGVLVRGEKGTAKSTVVRALAALLPELDVAPGCRFGCDPAAPADCPDGPHDQGSQRRPARLVELPVGATEDRLIGSLDLERALTEGVRAYQPGLLAAAHRGVLYVDEVNLLHDHLVDLLLDAAAMGRAHVEREGVSVSHAASFLLVGTMNPEEGELRPQLLDRFGLAVAVRAARDVPTRAEVVRRRLAYEADPDGFAARWAEADAELARRIVAARDRLPGVLLPDAELRRIAGICAAFEVDGMRADLVVARTATAHAAWRGAAEVAEEDVEAAVRLALPHRKRRDPFDEPGLEEEQLNDALQQGADAAQEPPDDPEGPDDGGPDDGGPDDGGGPDGGGSVPPDEPSESTPDGRGGGSAERSHAPAPAFRARLLQVPGVGEGAPGKRSRARARTGRVVRSSTVDGTGLHLLGTLAAAAPHQTARGRRGPGLELRGADLRLSVREGKEGNLVLFVVDASGSMAARQRMSAVSGAVISLLRDAYQRRDKVGVVTFRGREARVALPPTNSVDAAAARLRALRTGGRTPLADGLLRARRVLEVERVRDPRRRPLLVLLTDGRATAAGTGGDPLRDALRAAGLVAADGVASVVVDCEHGPIRLGLAAAVAGALGAACLRLEELSADQVAGVVRAARAA, encoded by the coding sequence ATGGGCGCGCGTTTCCCCTTTTCCGCTGTCGTCGGCCACGACGACCTCCGCACGGCCCTGTTGCTCAACGCCGTGCACCCCGCTATCGGCGGGGTGCTGGTGCGAGGTGAGAAGGGCACCGCGAAGTCGACCGTGGTGCGCGCCCTCGCCGCGCTGCTCCCCGAGCTGGACGTGGCGCCGGGCTGCCGGTTCGGCTGCGACCCGGCGGCGCCGGCCGACTGCCCCGACGGCCCGCACGACCAGGGCTCGCAACGGCGCCCGGCGCGGCTGGTGGAGCTGCCGGTCGGCGCGACCGAGGACCGGTTGATCGGCTCGCTGGACCTGGAGCGCGCGCTGACCGAGGGCGTCCGCGCCTACCAGCCCGGCCTGCTCGCCGCCGCGCACCGGGGCGTGCTGTACGTGGACGAGGTCAACCTCCTGCACGACCACCTGGTCGACCTGCTGCTCGACGCCGCCGCCATGGGTCGCGCGCACGTCGAGCGCGAGGGCGTGTCCGTGTCGCACGCCGCGTCGTTCCTCCTGGTGGGCACGATGAACCCGGAGGAGGGCGAGCTGCGCCCGCAGCTGCTGGACCGCTTCGGCCTCGCGGTCGCGGTCCGCGCCGCGCGGGACGTGCCGACCCGGGCCGAGGTGGTGCGGCGGCGGCTGGCCTACGAGGCCGACCCCGACGGGTTCGCCGCCCGCTGGGCCGAGGCGGACGCCGAGCTGGCCCGCCGGATCGTCGCGGCCCGCGACCGGCTGCCCGGCGTGCTGCTGCCGGACGCGGAGCTGCGCCGCATCGCGGGCATCTGCGCCGCGTTCGAGGTGGACGGGATGCGGGCGGACCTCGTGGTGGCCCGCACGGCGACCGCGCACGCCGCCTGGCGCGGCGCGGCCGAGGTGGCGGAGGAGGACGTGGAGGCGGCCGTGCGGCTGGCGCTGCCGCACCGCAAGCGCCGCGACCCGTTCGACGAGCCGGGCCTGGAGGAGGAGCAGCTGAACGACGCCCTCCAGCAGGGCGCCGACGCCGCCCAGGAACCCCCGGACGACCCCGAAGGACCCGACGACGGCGGCCCGGACGACGGTGGTCCCGACGACGGCGGCGGCCCGGACGGTGGCGGCTCGGTCCCGCCCGACGAGCCGTCGGAGTCCACTCCGGACGGTCGGGGCGGCGGCTCGGCCGAGCGGTCGCACGCCCCCGCGCCCGCGTTCCGCGCCCGGCTGCTGCAGGTACCGGGCGTCGGCGAGGGCGCGCCGGGCAAGCGCTCCCGCGCCCGGGCCCGCACCGGCCGGGTGGTCCGCTCGTCCACTGTGGACGGAACCGGGCTGCACCTCCTCGGCACGCTCGCCGCCGCCGCGCCGCACCAGACCGCCCGCGGCAGGCGGGGCCCCGGCCTGGAGCTGCGCGGCGCGGACCTGCGGCTGTCGGTCCGCGAGGGCAAGGAGGGCAACCTCGTGCTGTTCGTGGTCGACGCGTCCGGCTCGATGGCCGCCCGGCAGCGGATGTCGGCGGTCAGCGGCGCGGTGATCTCCCTGCTCCGCGACGCCTACCAGCGGCGCGACAAGGTCGGCGTGGTGACGTTCCGCGGCCGGGAGGCCCGGGTCGCCCTGCCGCCGACGAACTCGGTGGACGCGGCGGCGGCCAGGCTGCGCGCGCTGCGCACCGGCGGCCGGACCCCGCTGGCGGACGGCCTGCTGCGGGCCCGCCGCGTGCTGGAGGTGGAACGGGTCCGCGACCCCCGCCGCCGGCCGCTGCTGGTGCTGCTCACCGACGGCCGCGCGACGGCCGCGGGCACCGGCGGCGACCCGCTGCGGGACGCGTTGCGCGCGGCCGGGCTGGTGGCCGCCGACGGCGTGGCGTCCGTCGTGGTCGACTGCGAGCACGGCCCGATCCGGCTCGGCCTGGCCGCCGCGGTGGCAGGTGCTCTCGGGGCGGCGTGCCTGCGCCTGGAGGAGCTGTCCGCGGACCAGGTCGCCGGCGTCGTGCGCGCCGCGCGGGCCGCGTGA
- the cobO gene encoding cob(I)yrinic acid a,c-diamide adenosyltransferase: MPQGQPSVVPADGLTTRQRRNRPLVVLHTGEMKGKSTAAFGLALRGWNQGWSIGVFQFVKSARWKVGEESAFRALGRLHEQTGEGGPVEWHKMGEGWSWTRKQGSEDDHAAAAREGWQEIARRLAAGRHGLYVLDEFTYPLHWGWVDVAEVVDTLKNRPGHQHVVITGRHAPATLVDAADLVVEMTKVKHPMDAGQKGQKGIEW; encoded by the coding sequence GTGCCCCAAGGTCAACCGTCCGTCGTGCCCGCCGACGGCCTCACCACCAGGCAGCGCCGCAACCGACCGCTGGTCGTGCTGCACACCGGCGAGATGAAGGGCAAGTCCACCGCCGCCTTCGGCCTGGCCCTGCGCGGCTGGAACCAGGGCTGGTCCATCGGCGTGTTCCAGTTCGTGAAGTCGGCCAGGTGGAAGGTCGGCGAGGAGTCGGCGTTCCGCGCCCTCGGCAGGCTGCACGAGCAGACCGGCGAGGGAGGTCCGGTCGAGTGGCACAAGATGGGCGAGGGCTGGTCCTGGACCCGCAAGCAGGGCAGCGAGGACGACCACGCCGCCGCCGCCCGCGAGGGCTGGCAGGAGATCGCCCGCCGGCTGGCGGCCGGGCGGCACGGCCTGTACGTGCTCGACGAGTTCACCTACCCGCTGCACTGGGGCTGGGTCGACGTGGCCGAAGTCGTCGACACCCTGAAGAACCGGCCCGGGCACCAGCACGTCGTCATCACCGGCCGGCACGCTCCCGCCACACTGGTCGACGCCGCCGACCTGGTGGTGGAGATGACCAAGGTCAAGCACCCCATGGACGCGGGTCAGAAGGGGCAGAAGGGGATCGAGTGGTGA
- a CDS encoding cobyrinate a,c-diamide synthase, giving the protein MNRLVVAAPASGSGKTTVATGLMAALRRAGDRVAPFKVGPDYIDPGYHSVATGRPGRNLDPVMVGEHRVASLFAHGARGCDLAVVEGVMGLFDGRVDTEGIGSTAHVAKLLSAPVLFVVDARGQSRSLAALLHGFRGYDPTVRLGGVVLNQVGSARHEQVLRGACAEVGLEVVGVLPRDDRFALPSRHLGLVTAAEHGPAATAAVDAIADAVARHVDLAAVRALAAEAPAMAVQPWDPRAEVEPVAGAPTVAVAGGAAFTFGYAEQVELLAAAGADVVVVDPLRDEDLPTGTAGLVLPGGFPEQHAAELSANEGLRAAVTALARAGAPVHAECGGLLYLAKSLDGAPMCGVVDADGAMTSRLTLGYRDAVAPRDSVLARAGARITGHEFHRTALSVPHGAKPAWQWRGHDLRPVAEGFVLGRVHASYLHTHPASAPGAVTRFVRACASESARSEATR; this is encoded by the coding sequence GTGAACCGGCTGGTGGTCGCCGCGCCCGCGTCGGGCAGCGGCAAGACCACCGTGGCGACCGGCCTGATGGCCGCGCTGCGCCGCGCGGGCGACCGGGTCGCGCCGTTCAAGGTCGGCCCGGACTACATCGACCCCGGCTACCACTCGGTGGCCACCGGCCGGCCGGGCCGCAACCTCGACCCGGTCATGGTCGGCGAGCACCGGGTGGCGAGCCTGTTCGCGCACGGCGCGCGCGGCTGCGACCTGGCCGTGGTGGAAGGCGTGATGGGCCTGTTCGACGGCCGGGTGGACACCGAGGGCATCGGGTCCACCGCGCACGTCGCCAAGCTGCTGTCCGCGCCCGTGCTGTTCGTGGTCGACGCGCGCGGCCAGAGCCGCAGCCTCGCCGCCCTGCTGCACGGGTTCCGCGGCTACGACCCGACCGTGCGGCTCGGCGGCGTGGTGCTCAACCAGGTCGGCTCGGCCCGGCACGAGCAGGTGCTGCGCGGCGCGTGCGCGGAGGTCGGGCTGGAGGTGGTGGGCGTGCTGCCGCGCGACGACCGGTTCGCGCTGCCGTCCCGCCACCTCGGCCTGGTCACCGCGGCCGAGCACGGACCGGCCGCCACCGCCGCCGTGGACGCCATCGCCGACGCCGTCGCCCGGCACGTCGACCTGGCCGCGGTCCGCGCCCTGGCCGCCGAGGCGCCCGCGATGGCCGTGCAGCCGTGGGACCCGCGCGCCGAGGTCGAACCGGTCGCCGGCGCGCCGACGGTCGCGGTGGCGGGCGGCGCGGCGTTCACGTTCGGCTACGCCGAACAGGTCGAGCTGCTGGCCGCGGCGGGCGCGGACGTCGTCGTGGTCGACCCGCTGCGCGACGAGGACCTGCCCACCGGCACGGCCGGCCTGGTGCTGCCCGGCGGTTTCCCCGAGCAGCACGCGGCCGAGCTGTCGGCCAACGAGGGGCTGCGCGCCGCCGTCACCGCGCTGGCCCGCGCCGGCGCGCCGGTGCACGCCGAGTGCGGCGGCCTGCTGTACCTGGCGAAGTCCCTGGACGGCGCGCCGATGTGCGGCGTGGTCGACGCCGACGGCGCGATGACGTCCCGGCTCACCCTCGGCTACCGCGACGCCGTCGCGCCGCGGGACTCGGTGCTGGCCCGCGCGGGCGCGCGGATCACCGGCCACGAGTTCCACCGCACCGCGCTGAGCGTGCCGCACGGCGCGAAACCGGCCTGGCAGTGGCGCGGCCACGACCTGCGCCCGGTCGCCGAGGGCTTCGTGCTCGGCCGGGTCCACGCGTCGTACCTGCACACCCACCCGGCGTCCGCGCCGGGGGCCGTGACCCGCTTCGTGCGGGCCTGCGCGAGCGAGTCCGCGCGCTCCGAGGCCACTCGATAG
- a CDS encoding cobalt-precorrin-4/precorrin-4 C(11)-methyltransferase has protein sequence MTGRVSFVGAGPGAADLITVRGAKRIAEADVVLWAPSAVEVECVREHARADAELVDFSRVAEPEVVELYRRASAAKLKVVRLHAGDPTLWGGLSEQQDACRRLGLETEVVPGVSQVSAAAAAVGRELTTSDVAQSVLLVGPETAEHVDEFAAHGTTMAISASGARAGLLVERLRAGGYPDDTPVVVAYKVSLPDETVAQTTLGELEACVKEHKLYRTTLFLVGKVLAPPAPRRRAAVVDGDEPVRRVRPSKWSKRASRPAAPQAGESPSAAAWSAVHDWQETARTKRSGQAKPKAEPVGLPLLELVVDEAPAAATPEAEEAGPKPKPVVAAAAKRKPTTVQASTTPRPRAKKNKRVN, from the coding sequence ATGACTGGTCGGGTCTCCTTCGTGGGCGCCGGTCCGGGCGCCGCCGATCTCATCACCGTGCGCGGCGCGAAGCGGATAGCCGAGGCCGACGTCGTGCTGTGGGCGCCGAGCGCGGTCGAGGTCGAGTGCGTGCGCGAGCACGCCCGCGCGGACGCCGAGCTGGTCGACTTCTCCCGGGTGGCCGAGCCCGAGGTGGTGGAGCTGTACCGGCGGGCGTCGGCGGCCAAGCTGAAGGTGGTGCGGCTGCACGCGGGCGACCCGACCCTGTGGGGCGGCCTGAGCGAGCAGCAGGACGCCTGCCGCAGGCTCGGCCTGGAGACCGAGGTCGTGCCGGGCGTGTCGCAGGTGTCCGCGGCGGCGGCGGCCGTCGGCCGCGAGCTGACCACTTCGGACGTCGCGCAGTCGGTGCTGCTGGTCGGGCCCGAGACCGCCGAGCACGTGGACGAGTTCGCCGCGCACGGCACCACGATGGCGATCTCCGCGTCGGGCGCGCGCGCCGGCCTGCTGGTCGAGCGGCTGCGCGCCGGCGGCTACCCCGACGACACGCCGGTCGTGGTGGCCTACAAGGTTTCCCTGCCCGACGAGACGGTCGCGCAGACCACGCTGGGCGAGCTGGAGGCGTGCGTCAAGGAGCACAAGCTCTACCGCACCACGCTGTTCCTGGTCGGCAAGGTGCTCGCGCCGCCGGCGCCGCGCCGCCGGGCCGCGGTGGTCGACGGCGACGAGCCGGTGCGCCGGGTGCGGCCGTCGAAGTGGTCCAAGCGCGCGAGCCGGCCGGCGGCGCCGCAGGCGGGCGAGTCGCCGTCGGCGGCGGCGTGGTCGGCGGTGCACGACTGGCAGGAGACGGCGCGCACCAAGCGGTCCGGTCAGGCGAAGCCGAAGGCCGAGCCGGTCGGCCTGCCGCTGCTGGAGCTGGTCGTGGACGAGGCCCCGGCCGCCGCGACCCCGGAGGCCGAGGAGGCCGGGCCCAAGCCCAAGCCGGTGGTCGCCGCCGCCGCGAAGCGCAAGCCCACGACGGTGCAGGCGAGCACGACGCCGCGCCCGCGGGCCAAGAAGAACAAGCGCGTGAACTGA
- a CDS encoding precorrin-6Y C5,15-methyltransferase (decarboxylating) subunit CbiT, producing the protein MDVVALHRFVTDAGRSWDEVAVVDAAALGPRHAVNVCRARPAVVVSGADPAELASGLAGWRRSLVVPSAAGVSTVDPADAVARPWPEPVPVLCLAEQGFAPAGEGWALPDDDFAHRDGMVAVAEVRALVLARLAPRPGVLVWDVGAGPGAIGVECARLGAAVVAVERDPVQCVRIIANASAHGVDVRVVEAALDDAGELPRPDAVFVGGGGAEVVRRSARSGARRVVVATPDLDRVLPARDALLEAGYQVEGSQVAAARLTGGTLLATNPVTVLWGVKKA; encoded by the coding sequence GTGGACGTCGTCGCGCTGCACCGGTTCGTCACCGACGCCGGTCGTTCCTGGGACGAGGTCGCCGTCGTGGACGCGGCGGCGCTGGGCCCGCGCCACGCGGTGAACGTGTGCCGGGCGCGGCCCGCCGTCGTCGTCTCCGGCGCCGACCCGGCGGAGCTGGCGAGCGGGCTGGCCGGGTGGCGGCGGTCGCTGGTGGTGCCCTCCGCCGCCGGTGTGTCCACTGTGGACCCGGCGGACGCGGTGGCGCGGCCGTGGCCCGAGCCGGTCCCGGTCCTGTGCCTGGCGGAGCAGGGCTTCGCGCCCGCGGGCGAGGGCTGGGCGCTGCCGGACGACGACTTCGCGCACCGCGACGGCATGGTCGCGGTGGCCGAGGTGCGGGCGCTGGTGCTGGCCAGGCTCGCCCCGCGCCCCGGCGTGCTGGTGTGGGACGTCGGCGCGGGTCCGGGCGCGATCGGCGTCGAGTGCGCGCGGCTGGGCGCGGCGGTGGTCGCGGTGGAACGCGACCCCGTGCAGTGCGTGCGGATCATCGCCAACGCCTCCGCGCACGGCGTGGACGTGCGGGTGGTCGAGGCGGCCCTGGACGACGCGGGCGAGCTGCCCCGGCCGGACGCGGTGTTCGTCGGTGGTGGCGGCGCGGAGGTGGTGCGGCGGTCCGCGCGGTCCGGCGCCCGGCGGGTCGTGGTGGCGACCCCCGACCTGGACCGCGTGCTGCCCGCGCGGGACGCCCTGCTGGAGGCCGGTTACCAGGTCGAGGGCAGCCAGGTGGCCGCCGCCCGGCTGACCGGCGGCACGTTGCTGGCCACCAACCCGGTGACCGTGCTGTGGGGGGTGAAGAAGGCGTGA
- a CDS encoding cobalamin biosynthesis protein, with protein sequence MIGVFAAGERGRRAAVELAGFLGPDAVVPDGPIGPALRALWPRLGSAVFFLGTGATVRLVAPLLRDERADPGVVCVDGGFAVALLGGSDALAGRIADVLGAQAVTTSAAVDSPLDELVELLDATVGGDLAGCGEAVRLGEPVALANPLGFPLPALPDNVVVGAGHGAAWTVLVDDRVPKGPVDDHVVRVVPRTLVVGVGSGTGVSAAAVSAALARLEEQRGLDLRAVRAFATLDRKVAEQGIADALEDWGFWHDSTTAPLLAYPGEELAVIPVPNPAELAIGIPSVAEAAALRGAAELSGGGRVEIAAEKVKGDGVTVAAARVLPRGRLALVGLGPGGADERTPRAEAELRRASVVVGSEECVAQVRHLLRPGTRVRADGAVRLAEEGAAVAFVDAGAGPVVAGPIRADVVRVTGVTRQL encoded by the coding sequence GTGATCGGGGTGTTCGCCGCCGGCGAGCGGGGGCGGCGGGCCGCGGTCGAGCTGGCCGGGTTCCTCGGGCCGGACGCGGTGGTGCCGGACGGGCCGATCGGCCCCGCGTTGCGCGCGCTGTGGCCGCGGCTGGGCTCGGCGGTGTTCTTCCTGGGCACGGGGGCGACCGTGCGGCTGGTCGCGCCGCTGCTGCGCGACGAGCGCGCCGATCCGGGCGTGGTGTGCGTGGACGGCGGGTTCGCTGTGGCGCTGCTGGGCGGCTCGGACGCGCTCGCGGGGCGGATCGCCGACGTGCTCGGCGCGCAGGCCGTGACCACCTCCGCCGCGGTGGACTCGCCGCTGGACGAGCTGGTGGAGCTGCTGGACGCCACCGTGGGGGGCGACCTGGCCGGGTGCGGCGAGGCGGTGCGGCTCGGCGAGCCGGTGGCGCTGGCCAACCCGCTGGGGTTCCCGCTGCCCGCGCTGCCGGACAACGTGGTGGTCGGCGCGGGTCACGGGGCGGCGTGGACGGTGCTGGTGGACGACCGGGTGCCGAAGGGCCCGGTGGACGACCACGTGGTGCGGGTCGTGCCGCGCACGCTGGTCGTGGGCGTCGGGTCGGGCACGGGCGTGTCGGCGGCGGCGGTGTCGGCGGCGCTGGCGCGGCTGGAGGAGCAGCGCGGGCTGGACCTGCGGGCCGTCCGGGCCTTCGCCACGCTGGACCGCAAGGTCGCCGAGCAGGGCATCGCGGACGCCCTGGAGGACTGGGGCTTCTGGCACGACTCGACCACCGCGCCGCTGCTGGCCTACCCGGGCGAGGAGCTGGCGGTGATCCCGGTGCCGAACCCGGCGGAGCTGGCCATCGGCATCCCGAGCGTGGCCGAGGCGGCGGCGCTGCGCGGCGCGGCGGAGCTGTCCGGCGGCGGTCGGGTGGAGATCGCGGCGGAGAAGGTGAAGGGCGACGGGGTGACCGTCGCCGCCGCCCGGGTGCTGCCGCGCGGCCGGTTGGCGCTGGTGGGCCTGGGCCCCGGCGGCGCGGACGAGCGGACGCCGCGGGCCGAGGCGGAGCTGCGGCGGGCGTCGGTCGTGGTGGGCAGCGAGGAGTGCGTGGCGCAGGTGCGGCACCTGCTGCGGCCGGGCACGCGGGTGCGGGCCGACGGCGCGGTGCGGTTGGCCGAGGAGGGCGCGGCGGTGGCGTTCGTGGACGCGGGCGCGGGACCGGTCGTTGCGGGGCCGATTCGGGCGGATGTCGTTCGTGTGACAGGCGTCACTCGTCAACTGTGA
- a CDS encoding trypsin-like serine protease has product MAKTLHRLITALAAAVAAIGLMTVAPASAETSDTGVSPFIVGGSRVSTSTYPWVVYLATSTGGQFCGGTLVKANKVVTAAHCVSGRSASSTRVVHGRDDKQSTAGTVATVSSIWVHPSYRTASSGYDVAVLTLGTSINSTYLPLATPSDTALYAANTSARIYGWGTTSSGGSASRYLLGATVPVTSDATCRTAYSNYSNTSMVCAGYPQGGTDTCQGDSGGPLVAGGKLIGATSFGRGCALAGYPGVYARIASYYSVITAQL; this is encoded by the coding sequence ATGGCGAAAACCCTGCATCGCCTGATCACCGCGCTGGCCGCCGCCGTGGCCGCGATCGGCCTGATGACCGTCGCGCCCGCGTCGGCCGAGACGTCCGACACCGGTGTGTCGCCGTTCATCGTCGGCGGCTCCCGCGTGTCGACCAGCACCTACCCGTGGGTGGTCTACCTGGCCACCAGCACCGGCGGCCAGTTCTGCGGCGGCACGCTGGTCAAGGCCAACAAGGTGGTGACCGCCGCGCACTGCGTGAGCGGTCGCAGCGCGTCCAGCACCCGCGTGGTGCACGGCCGTGACGACAAGCAGAGCACGGCGGGCACCGTGGCCACGGTGAGCTCCATCTGGGTGCACCCCAGCTACCGGACCGCCAGCTCCGGCTACGACGTCGCGGTGCTGACCCTGGGCACCAGCATCAACTCCACCTACCTGCCGCTGGCCACTCCGTCCGACACCGCCCTGTACGCGGCCAACACGAGCGCGCGCATCTACGGCTGGGGCACCACGTCCTCGGGCGGCTCGGCGTCGCGGTACCTGCTCGGCGCGACCGTGCCGGTGACGTCCGACGCGACCTGCCGCACGGCGTACTCCAACTACAGCAACACGTCGATGGTGTGCGCGGGCTACCCGCAGGGCGGCACCGACACCTGCCAGGGCGACTCGGGCGGTCCGCTGGTGGCGGGCGGCAAGCTCATCGGCGCCACCTCGTTCGGCCGCGGCTGCGCCCTCGCCGGTTACCCCGGCGTGTACGCGCGGATCGCGTCGTACTACTCGGTGATCACCGCGCAGCTGTAG
- the cobA gene encoding uroporphyrinogen-III C-methyltransferase, whose product MHGEQHYLVGLDLTGRRVVVVGGGTVAQRRLPRLVAAGARVEVISPEVTPSVQGIVDGGEAAWQAREYADGDLDGAWYVLACTSSTEVNAKVAADAEERRVFCVRADVAVKGTAVTPAVGEHDGLLLGVLAGGQHRRSASVRDGLLSALRDGSTADHHDQPAGVALVGGGPGDPDLITVRGRRLLARADVVVADRLAPRELLDELPPHVEVVDAAKIPYGRAATQDFINTTLVEHAKAGRFVVRLKGGDPYVFGRGFEELVACAEAGVPVTVVPGVTSAFGVPALADVPVTHRGVAHEVVVVSGHVAPDDPRSLVDWSALARLSGTVVILMGVERAAAFADALMAGRPGGTPVSVIQEGSTRTQKVVRSTLASLAADIAEHGIRPPAIIVAGPVAALAGELPFRS is encoded by the coding sequence ATGCACGGTGAACAGCACTACCTCGTGGGCCTGGACCTGACCGGCCGGCGGGTCGTCGTCGTCGGCGGCGGCACGGTCGCGCAGCGCAGGCTGCCCAGGCTGGTCGCGGCGGGCGCCAGGGTCGAGGTGATCTCGCCCGAGGTGACGCCGTCGGTCCAGGGGATCGTCGACGGCGGCGAGGCCGCGTGGCAGGCCAGGGAGTACGCCGACGGCGACCTGGACGGCGCCTGGTACGTGCTGGCCTGCACCTCCTCGACCGAGGTGAACGCCAAGGTCGCGGCGGACGCCGAGGAGCGCCGCGTGTTCTGCGTGCGCGCCGACGTGGCGGTGAAGGGCACCGCGGTGACGCCGGCGGTCGGCGAGCACGACGGCCTGCTGCTGGGCGTCCTCGCGGGCGGGCAGCACCGCCGCTCGGCGAGCGTGCGGGACGGCCTGCTCTCGGCGTTGCGCGACGGTTCCACCGCCGACCACCACGACCAGCCGGCCGGGGTGGCGCTCGTCGGCGGCGGTCCCGGCGACCCGGACCTGATCACCGTGCGCGGTCGCCGGCTGCTGGCCAGGGCGGACGTCGTGGTGGCCGACCGGCTCGCGCCGCGCGAGCTGCTGGACGAGCTGCCGCCGCACGTCGAGGTGGTGGACGCGGCGAAGATCCCGTACGGCCGGGCGGCGACGCAGGACTTCATCAACACCACGCTGGTCGAGCACGCGAAGGCCGGCCGGTTCGTGGTGCGCCTCAAGGGCGGCGACCCGTACGTGTTCGGGCGGGGTTTCGAGGAGCTGGTCGCGTGCGCCGAGGCAGGCGTGCCGGTCACCGTCGTGCCGGGGGTGACCAGCGCGTTCGGCGTGCCGGCGCTGGCCGACGTGCCGGTGACGCACCGCGGCGTCGCGCACGAGGTGGTGGTCGTGTCCGGGCACGTCGCGCCGGACGACCCGCGGTCGCTGGTCGACTGGTCGGCGCTGGCGCGGTTGAGCGGCACGGTCGTGATCCTGATGGGGGTGGAGCGGGCGGCGGCGTTCGCGGACGCCCTGATGGCGGGCCGCCCGGGCGGCACGCCGGTGTCGGTGATCCAGGAGGGCAGCACCCGGACGCAGAAGGTGGTGCGGTCCACGCTGGCCTCGCTGGCCGCCGACATCGCCGAGCACGGCATCCGCCCGCCCGCGATCATCGTCGCGGGACCGGTTGCCGCGCTGGCCGGGGAACTGCCCTTCCGCTCCTGA